Proteins encoded together in one Urocitellus parryii isolate mUroPar1 chromosome 3, mUroPar1.hap1, whole genome shotgun sequence window:
- the LOC113190516 gene encoding uncharacterized protein LOC113190516, whose amino-acid sequence MDPVTFEDVAVNFTQEEWALLDLSQKNLYRDVMRETLRNLAFVGIKWKDQHIEDQCKNSSFSKYLKEFILKNNRTNERNLRSHLVERLCESEEGSQNEETISQILDLNLTEKTSGVEPCDSTTCGEESISHSSLSKHPRAHTGQKTHDHHGGKETHQDKQCAKANGYHHTGEKRYECQECGKVFISLASFQRHRITHTEAEPHKCKCKVCGKAFYSTNLCQIHEKTHPEKKPYQCKQCGKGLSTAKSFQIHKRIHTGEKPYECKECGKAFRCPSDFRRHKRTHTGEKPFECKQCGKAFARSSSVRIHEKTHTRTNTGCECKECGKTFVSLSTFQRHMIRHTGDGPYKCKDCGKAFISLVSFQIHEKLHTGEKVYQCKQCGKTLSNPSSFRIHERTHTGERPYECKECGKSFNCPSSFQRHEKTHTGEKPFECKKCGKAFSRSCYLQMHERIHTGEKPYECKQCGKAFSSSSSFGIHKRTHTGEKPYQCKECGKAFSCHSSFQRHQRIHTGEKPYECTKCGKAFSRSSVFQIHARTHTKEKPYECQECGKVFGCSSSFQIHRRTHTGEKPYVCQECGKAFSCSSTFQKHKRTHTGERPYECLKCGKAFSRSSTLQIHNRIHERTLNEGKTAQIP is encoded by the exons ATG GACCcagtgacctttgaggatgtggctgtgaacttcactcaggaggagtgggctttgtTGGATCTTTCCCAGAAGAATCTCTACAGAGATGTGATGAGGGAAACCCTCAGGAACCTGGCCTTTGTAG gaataaaatggaaagacCAACATATTGAAGACCAATgcaaaaattcaagtttttctaAATACTTGAAAGAATTCATACTGAAGAACAACCGTACAAATGAGAGAAACCTAAG AAGTCATCTGGTAGAGAGACTCTGTGAAAGTGAAGAAGGCAGTCAGAATGAAGAAACCATCAGCCAGATTCTAGATCTTAATCTGACTGAGAAAACAAGTGGAGTTGAACCCTGTGATAGCACCACATGTGGAGAGGAGTCCATAAGTCATTCGTCTCTTAGTAAGCACCCAAGAGCTCACACCGGACAAAAAACCCATgaccatcatggtggaaaggagACACATCAAGATAAGCAGTGCGCAAAAGCCAACGGTTAtcatcacactggagagaaacgtTATGAATGTCAGgaatgtggaaaagtcttcatTTCTCTTGCAAGCTTTCAAAGACACAGGATAACACACACTGAAGCGGAACCtcataaatgtaaatgtaaagtatgtgggaaagccttttatTCTACTAATTTAtgtcaaatacatgaaaaaactcaCCCTGAAAAGAAACCTTATCAATGTAAGCAATGTGGTAAAGGGCTAAGTACTGCCAAGTCCTTCCAAATACATAAGAggattcacactggagagaaaccctatgaatgtaaggaatgtgggaaagccttcagatGTCCCAGTGATTTTCGAAGACATaaaagaacacacactggagagaagccctttgAGTGTAAACAGTGTGGTAAAGCTTTTGCTCGTTCTAGTTCTGTTCGAATACATGAAAAAACTCACACCAGAACAAACACAGGCtgtgaatgtaaggaatgtgggaaaaccTTTGTTTCTCTCTCAACCTTTCAGAGGCATATGATAAGGCATACCGGAGATGGGCCTTATAAATGTAAGGACTGTGGAAAAGCTTTCATTAGTCTTGTTTCatttcaaatacatgaaaaactacACACTGGAGAGAAAGTCTATCAgtgtaaacaatgtgggaaaacCTTAAGCAATCCCAGTTCCTTTCGCATCCAtgaaagaactcacactggagagagaccctatgaatgtaaggagTGTGGGAAATCCTTCAATTGTCCAAGTTCCtttcaaagacatgaaaaaactcacactggagagaaaccctttgagtgtaaaaagtgtgggaaagccttcagtcgTTCCTGTTACCTGCAGATGCATGAACGgattcacacaggagagaagccctatgaatgtaaacaatgtggcaAAGCATTTAGCAGTTCCAGTTCCTTTGGAATACAtaaaagaactcacactggagagaaaccctatcaatgtaaagaatgtgggaaagccttcagttgCCACAGCTCTTTTCAAAGACATCAAAggattcacactggagaaaaaccctatgaatgtacAAAGTGTGGTAAAGCCTTCAGCCGCTCCAGTGTCTTTCAAATACATGCAAGAACTCACACCAAAGAGAAACCCTACGAATGTCAAGAATGTGGGAAAGTCTTTGGTTGTTCTAGTTCCTTTCAAATACATAGAAGAacgcacactggagagaaaccctatgtaTGTCAAGAATGTGGGAAAGCATTTAGTTGTTCTAGCACCtttcaaaaacacaaaaggaCACACACTGGAGAAAGACCCTATGAGTGTCTAAAATGTGGTAAAGCCTTCAGTCGCTCTAGTACCCTGCAGATACATAATAGAATTCATGAAAGAACGCTTAATGAAGGAAAAACTGCCCAAATACCGTGA